From a single Drosophila sulfurigaster albostrigata strain 15112-1811.04 chromosome 3, ASM2355843v2, whole genome shotgun sequence genomic region:
- the LOC133840783 gene encoding peptidyl-prolyl cis-trans isomerase H: MPNWNQIQSQLRSSNNPVVFLDIAVGTTEIGRMIFELFADTVPRTAENFRQFCTGEYRPDGVPIGYKGASFHRVIKDFMIQGGDFVQGDGTGVTSIYGNTYADENFTLKHDSPGLLAMANSGRDTNGCQFFITCARCNFLDGKHVVFGRVLDGLLIMRKIENVPTGPNNKPKLPVTISQCGQM; the protein is encoded by the exons atgccAAACTGGAATCAAATACAATCGCAATTGCGCAGCTCAAATAATCCTGTGGTTTTTCTGGACATTGCGGTTGGCACAACG GAAATTGGACGCATGATTTTTGAACTGTTCGCCGACACTGTGCCACGAACAGCTGAGAACTTTCGACAATTCTGCACGGGTGAATATCGACCAGATGGTGTGCCCATTGGCTACAAGGGTGCCAGTTTCCACAGAGTGATCAAGGACTTTATGATACAAGGCGGTGACTTTGTACAAGGCGATGGCACCGGCGTCACCAGCATTTATGGCAACACGTATGCTGACGAGAACTTTACGCTCAAGCACGATTCACCCGGTCTGCTGGCCATGGCCAACAGTGGTCGAGACACGAACGGTTGCCAGTTCTTCATAACGTGTGCGCGATGCAATTTTCTGGATGGCAAGCATGTGGTATTTGGCCGTGTACTCGATGGTCTCTTGATAATGCGCAAAATTGAGAATGTGCCAACGGGACCCAATAATAAGCCGAAGCTGCCAGTGACAATATCTCAATGTGGACAAATgtag
- the LOC133840771 gene encoding aromatic-L-amino-acid decarboxylase: protein MNVEEFRKYGKEVIDYICEYGSNIEERDVAPTLNPGYLKKLLPADAPQSPESFKDVLEDFEQKIMPGVVHWNHPKFFAYFPSGNSFPSVLGDMLSSAIGSIGFSWASCPAAAELETIVMNWYAKALGLPKAFISDAPGSTGGGALQGSASECALVSLITARARAINELKGQTTVHDSVFLPNLIAYASREAHSSIEKATKMALVKLRIIDADERGRMRVDLLEQAIKNDVNAGLTPFFVVATVGTTGGCAFDDISAIGKVCRQVSSIWLHVDGAYAGNSFILPEMRVFSAGLEYADSFNTNPNKLLLTNFDASALWVRDVMTLKSALNVNPLYLRHEHLNGVDYRHYGIPLSRRFRALKLWFVFRTYGVKGLQEYIRNHMVLAKKFEMLVRKDERFEVRNDVHLGLVCFRMRTGDEPNHLLLAQINHSGKMHMTPAKFNGRYVIRFCVTYEHATEKDILDAWSQIKGFAEEILRDAQLESSSAPATPETERTSSEPMPVAGKPPIKKKLTRTKSLRFSFTRSISREQFQSQSEHLMDGCTPILVVDPKTIQQNFQQATENNENNNNSNNNNNNNTTKLKDISDVDTDEASN, encoded by the exons ATGAATGTTGAAGAGTTTCGTAAATACGGCAAGGAAGTTATCGATTACATATGCGAATATGGCAGCAATATCGAGGAACGCGATGTGGCGCCCACGCTAAATCCCGGATATTTGAAAAAGCTATTGCCAG CGGACGCGCCCCAATCGCCCGAATCATTCAAAGATGTGCTCGAGGACTTTGAGCAAAAGATCATGCCAGGCGTTGTCCACTGGAATCATCCGAAATTCTTCGCCTACTTCCCATCGGGCAACTCATTTCCCTCCGTTCTCGGCGACATGCTGAGCAGTGCCATCGGTTCCATTGGCTTCAGCTGGGCCAGTTGCCCGGCTGCCGCCGAACTCGAAACGATTGTGATGAATTGGTATGCCAAGGCATTGGGTCTGCCCAAGGCCTTCATCTCAGACGCACCCGGCAGCACTGGCGGCGGTGCTCTACAGGGTTCCGCCTCCGAGTGCGCCCTCGTCTCACTGATCACGGCACGTGCTCGTGCCATCAACGAGCTGAAGGGTCAGACAACCGTCCATGACAGCGTCTTTTTGCCCAATCTCATTGCGTATGCCAGTCGCGAGGCGCACTCCAGCATCGAGAAGGCCACCAAAATGGCGCTGGTCAAGCTGCGCATCATCGATGCGGACGAGCGTGGCAGGATGCGTGTGGATCTGCTGGAGCAGGCCATCAAGAACGATGTGAATGCCGGACTGACGCCATTCTTTGTGGTCGCCACCGTGGGCACCACGGGCGGTTGTGCCTTCGATGACATCTCCGCCATTGGCAAGGTGTGTCGTCAGGTGTCCAGCATTTGGCTGCATGTCGATGGCGCCTATGCGGGCAACTCTTTCATTTTGCCCGAGATGCGTGTCTTCTCAGCTGGCTTGGAATATGCCGATTCGTTCAATACGAATCCCAATAAACTCCTGTTGACCAACTTTGATGCATCCGCTTTATGGGTGCGGGATGTGATGACACTGAAGAGTGCACTCAATGTGAATCCCCTGTACCTAAGACACGAGCACTTGAATGGCGTCGACTACAGACACTACGGCATCCCATTGAGTCGTCGTTTCCGCGCCCTCAAACTGTGGTTTGTCTTCCGCACATATGGCGTCAAGGGACTGCAGGAATACATTCGGAATCACATGGTGCTGGCCAAGAAGTTCGAGATGCTGGTGCGCAAGGATGAACGCTTCGAGGTACGCAACGATGTGCATCTGGGATTAGTGTGCTTCCGCATGCG CACTGGCGATGAACCCAATCATTTGCTGTTAGCCCAGATCAATCACTCGGGCAAGATGCACATGACACCAGCGAAGTTCAATGGACGCTATGTGATCCGCTTCTGTGTCACCTACGAGCATGCCACCGAGAAGGACATTCTGGATGCCTGGAGTCAGATCAAAGGCTTCGCCGAGGAGATTCTCCGTGATGCACAATTGGAGAGCAGCTCGGCACCGGCGACACCGGAAACAGAACGCACAAGCTCCGAGCCAATGCCAGTGGCTGGCAAGCCACCAATCAAGAAGAAGCTCACCCGTACCAAATCTCTGCGCTTCTCGTTCACACGCAGCATATCGAGGGAGCAGTTCCAGAGTCAGAGCGAGCACCTTATGGATGGATGTACGCCCATTTTGGTGGTGGATCCCAAGACGATTCAACAGAACTTTCAGCAGGCAacagaaaataatgaaaacaacaacaacagcaataataataataacaacaacactacGAAACTAAAGGACATTTCGGATGTTGATACGGATGAGGCGAGCAATTGA
- the LOC133840784 gene encoding UPF0545 protein C22orf39 homolog produces MSAKTEKAETKDANTTIKLEDTWAIRPCHLYKDEHDDCTSFKARFHQYFIHGRDTDCSQWLTDFKNCERYAQSNGNDVVAGAAVIKSEEQRRLTRLRAHYANDTWTKRKQPPEDWAKPLPDWLQKRNENTYLELKQKELLGETTASTEEQRSFCAIM; encoded by the exons atgtcCGCAAAAACTGAAAAGGCTGAGACAAAAGATGCAAACACTACAATAAAATTAGAAGATACATGGGCG ATCCGACCGTGTCACCTGTATAAAGATGAGCACGACGACTGCACCAGTTTCAAGGCACGTTTCCATCAATATTTCATACACGGCCGGGACACAGATTGTTCACAATGGCTGACGGACTTTAAAAATTGCGAGCGCTATGCGCAATCGAATGGCAACGATGTTGTCGCCGGCGCTGCTGTCATCAAGAGCGAGGAGCAACGACGATTGACACGATTGCGGGCGCATTACGCCAATGATACGTGGACAAAACGTAAACAGCCGCCAGAGGATTGGGCCAAGCCGTTACCCGACTGGCTGCAGAAGCGCAATGAGAACACATACTTGGAGCTTAAGCAAAAGGAGCTGTTGGGCGagacaacagcatcaacagagGAACAGCGTTCATTCTGTGCTATTATGTAG
- the LOC133840776 gene encoding post-GPI attachment to proteins factor 3, with amino-acid sequence MLSINPQTCAICVLLLSAALPATKASNGDRTQFFHNCRQNCERTNCSADGLEIQEQAISFYGQTIFDRVFGWSCSDECSYGCMWRTVFAFLERGWPIPQFYGKWPFLRLFGMQEPASVVFSLLNFVMHLRQLRKFRREVRADSPCYMLAHIFGLTCLNGWVWSAIFHTRDFPLTELLDYAFAYSIILCSLYCMLMRMLHRYSLFLRGVITLAVVSYYINYFAYLSVGKFNYAFNMKVNIATGTLAAVGWFVWCHRVRYRRPYFKRILRFYVLFALAMSLELLDFPPILWILDAHSLWHLATVPLVSLYYDFMIEDCQTLRKEKALTEAYPYYNKDI; translated from the exons atgcTTAGTATTAATCCACAAACATGTGCAATATGCGTGCTGCTTCTAAGCGCAGCTCTACCGGCCACAAAAGCCTCCAACGGCGATCGCACACAATTCTTTCACAATTGTCGGCAAAATTGCGAACGCACAAATTGCTCAGCTG ATGGCCTAGAAATCCAGGAGCAAGCAATTAGTTTCTATGGCCAAACGATATTCGATCGCGTCTTCGGCTGGAGCTGTTCTGATGAATGCTCCTATGGCTGCATGTGGCGCACTGTGTTTGCATTCCTGGAGCGTGGCTGGCCCATCCCACAATTCTACGGGAAATGGCCATTTCTTCGTCTGTTCGGCATGCAGGAACCGGCTTCAGTGGTCTTTTCGCTGCTCAATTTCGTGATGCATCTGCGACAGTTGCGCAAATTTCGCCGCGAAGTACGAGCCGACAGTCCCTGCTACATGCTGGCGCACATCTTTGGTTTG ACCTGTCTCAATGGCTGGGTGTGGTCAGCAATCTTTCACACCCGTGACTTTCCGCTCACCGAGCTGCTGGACTACGCTTTCGCATACTCCATCATACTGTGCTCACTGTACTGCATGCTGATGCGAATGCTGCATCGATATTCGCTCTTTCTTCGCGGTGTCATCACACTGGCAGTCGTCTCGTATTACATTAATTACTTTGCCTATCTGAGTGTGGGCAAATTTAACTATGCCTTCAATATGAAGGTGAACATTGCTACCGGTACACTGGCTGCTGTGGGCTGGTTTGTGTGGTGTCATCGTGTTCGCTATCGTCGGCCGTACTTTAAGCGTATACTGCGATTCTATGTGCTTTTCGCGCTGGCCATGAGCCTGGAACTGCTCGATTTTCCGCCAATACTTTGGATACTCGATGCGCATTCGTTGTGGCATTTGGCCACAGTGCCATTGGTTTCACTGTACTACGA CTTCATGATTGAAGATTGCCAAACGCTGCGCAAGGAGAAGGCATTAACAGAGGCTTATCCCTATTATAACAaggatatttaa
- the LOC133840775 gene encoding acidic leucine-rich nuclear phosphoprotein 32 family member A isoform X2, giving the protein MEKRIELERRARKTNQITELNLDNCRSTSIVGLTDEYTALESLSLINVGLTTLKGFPKLPNLKKLELSDNRISSGLNYLTTSPNLQYLNLSGNKIKDLETLKPLVEFKNLAVLDLFNNDATQVDNYRDKIFKMLPSLSFLDGFDANDVEAQSDGDDDDEVNGNDSEDEVSGDDDDEEGDSDDSDEEDNGDVALSEVYNDDLEEDNSDWEEGEGGDDDEDEDSDIDEADGEANESAASVNANEKDGDKPDESQARGKKRKHDG; this is encoded by the exons ATCACAGAGCTGAATCTGGACAACTGCAGGAGTACAAGCATTGTTGGCCTTACAGATGAATACACCGCCTTGGAATCATTAAGTTTGATCAACGTGGGCCTTACGACACTCAAAGGTTTCCCCAAGTTACCCAATTTAAAGAAGTTGGAACTGTCCGACAATAGAATTTCGAGTGGCCTCAACTATCTTACGACCAGCCCAAATTTACAATACTTGAATTTGTCTGGCAATAAAATCAAGGATCTGGAAACATTGAAACCCTTGGTGGAATTCAAAAATCTGGCTGTCTTGGATCTTTTCAATAACGATGCCACCCAAGTGGACAATTACCGCGACAAAATCTTCAAGATGTTGCCGTCTTTATCCTTTCTGGATGG ATTCGATGCCAATGATGTGGAAGCACAGTCggatggcgatgatgatgatgaggtcAATGGAAATGACTCCGAAGATGAAG tttcgggcgatgatgacgatgaggaaGGCGACAGCGACGATAGCGACGAGGAAGACAATGGCGATGTAGCGCTCTCGGAG GTCTATAATGATGATCTAGAGGAAGACAATTCCGATTGGGAAGAAGGCGAGGGCGGagatgacgatgaggatgaggattcGGATATTGATGAAGCCGATGGTGAGGCAAACGAATCGGCCGCATCAGTCAATGCCAATGAAAAGGATGGTGATAAGCCAG ATGAATCGCAAGCCAGGGGCAAGAAGAGAAAGCATGATGGTTAA
- the LOC133840781 gene encoding coenzyme Q-binding protein COQ10, mitochondrial, translating to MLKGSTLKALDVRIWQRYIETSCQQKRSYVNGIQRTYLTFNDLRNKNRSYTKKELVGYSMQDMYSVVSDVSNYYKFVPYVKRSHVHSRDNAGFKADLIVGFPPLNEAYTSRVTLQPTTLVKSECHDGRLFNYLLNEWRFSPGLKDIPNSCVLDFKVAFRFRSLLHSNIANLFFDLICDQMENAFIQEVRRRSGPPSIRSHVLESKRS from the exons ATGTTAAAGGGCAGCACGTTAAAGGCATTGGATGTGAGAATTTGGCAGCGCTACATTGAAACAAG CTGTCAGCAAAAACGATCGTATGTCAATGGCATCCAACGCACCTATTTAACGTTCAACGATCTGCGCAACAAAAATCGCTCTTACACGAAAAAGGAGCTGGTCGG CTACTCCATGCAGGACATGTACAGTGTGGTCTCCGATGTCAGCAACTATTACAAATTTGTGCCATACGTGAAGCGTTCCCATGTCCACAGTCGTGACAATGCCGGATTCAAGGCAGATTTAATTGTCGGCTTCCCCCCGCTCAACGAGGCGTATACGTCACGGGTGACGCTGCAGCCGACGACGTTGGTGAAATCGGAATGTCACGATGGACGATTGTTCAACTATCTATTGAACGAATGGCGTTTCAGTCCCGGCCTCAaggatataccaaattcgtGTGTACTCGACTTTAAGGTCGCGTTTCGGTTTCGTTCTCTATTACACAGTAATATAGCCAACCTATTCTTCGATCTAATATGCGATCAAATGGAGAATGCGTTCATTCAAGAGGTGCGACGACGCAGTGGACCTCCCTCGATTCGTTCGCATGTCCTCGAATCGAAACGATCCTGA
- the LOC133840770 gene encoding D-glucuronyl C5-epimerase B, producing the protein MSEFQLANVDANGSAAHSDDAYHTLRRQQTEPEVATRCKSSSLKREPLVFFIMRLNLKAVLMLLIVAVMVITLGIYMRCAAFSFSPDFVRQLSRRQTIDALTSSAAGGQQEQTSPSVPLQDIECAINQEYSIHCKRDENANEVYVPFSFLRQYFDISGAVSTNNEVVKFNWMHSNAKVNLPKGKYDPRGVFMYFENYNVEVRDRVKCISAAEGVPVSTQWEKRGYFYPTQIAQFALAHYSKNLTEATPRQHVLEDADGNQSMEWTTPKTSNMTRIWHHKFNTSIVQFETTIGYESAISIQLNQTQDLVLSVDLLLVTNSSSLMVTVLNRDSKHSYQLHYIAAELLLSVQESNIYYGLGGGALNKWRHITRDLHIDVQKGIVMGDKRSPLKVRRSDLEVLSIAFLGIGFYDNLTLSTSDHLAHFYDAAEWFVHNQDTKTGGWSNPVRRSLNGFAELRPGWISAMGQGHAISVLARAYWHSGGDSRYLKAASLGLQPYRIYSRDGGVLAQFMDKYYWYEEYPTTPPSFVLNGFIYSLLGLYDLNSTAPGKIAREAGKLFAQGMHSLKKMLLLYDTGSGTSYDLRHLSLGVAPNLARWDYHATHVNQLLLLATIDSDPLIAQTAERWKGYMFGKRAKHN; encoded by the exons ATGTCCGAATTTCAGTTGGCGAATGTGGATGCCAATGGCAGTGCTGCCCATAGCGATGATGCTTATCACACACTGAGGCGCCAACAAACGGAACCGGAAGTCGCAACGCGCTGCAAATCCTCAAGTCTTAAG CGCGAACCTTTAGTATTCTTCATTATGCGGCTGAATTTGAAAGCGGTGCTGATGCTGCTCATTGTGGCCGTCATGGTCATCACTCTGGGCATCTATATGCGGTGTGCCGCCTTCAGTTTCTCTCCGGATTTTGTGCGTCAGCTGAGCCGACGCCAAACGATCGACGCACTAACAAGTTCAGCTGCCGGCGGACAACAGGAACAGACATCGCCTAGCGTTCCACTGCAGGACATTGAGTGCGCCATCAATCAGGAGTACAGCATACACTGTAAGCGCGATGAGAATGCCAATGAGGTGTATGTGCCCTTCTCGTTTTTGCGGCAATATTTCGATATCAGTGGTGCTGTCTCAACGAACAACGAGGTGGTGAAATTCAATTGGATGCACAGCAATGCCAAGGTGAATCTCCCGAAGGGCAAATACGATCCACGCGGTGTTTTCATGTACTTTGAGAACTACAATGTGGAGGTACGTGATCGCGTCAAGTGTATCAGCGCAGCCGAAGGTGTCCCTGTGAGCACACAATGGGAAAAGCGTGGCTACTTTTACCCGACGCAAATAGCCCAATTTGCCTTGGCGCACTACAGCAAGAATCTAACGGAGGCGACGCCGCGTCAACATGTCCTGGAGGATGCGGATGGCAATCAGTCGATGGAGTGGACAACGCCAAAGACCAGCAATATGACACGCATCTGGCATCACAAGTTCAACACCAGCATTGTCCAGTTCGAGACAACCATTGGCTATGAGAGCGCCATCAGCATTCAATTGAATCAGACCCAGGATCTGGTGCTCAGTGTGGACTTGTTGTTGgtcacaaacagcagcagtctgATGGTCACAGTGCTCAATCGTGATAGCAAACATAGCTATCAGTTGCATTACATTGCCGCCGAGCTGCTGCTCAGCGTGCAGGAGTCCAACATCTATTATGGCTTGGGCGGTGGCGCCTTGAACAAATGGCGTCACATCACACGGGATCTGCACATCGATGTGCAGAAGGGCATTGTCATGGGGGACAAACGATCGCCACTGAAGGTGCGACGCAGCGATCTGGAAGTGCTATCGATTGCCTTCTTGGGCATTGGATTCTACGACAACTTGACGCTGTCGACCAGCGATCATTTGGCGCATTTCTACGATGCCGCCGAGTGGTTTGTGCACAATCAAGACACGAAGACAGGCGGCTGGTCGAATCCTGTGCGCCGCAGTCTCAATGGCTTTGCCGAGCTGCGTCCCGGCTGGATCTCGGCCATGGGACAGGGTCACGCCATCTCGGTGCTGGCGCGCGCCTATTGGCATTCTGGCGGCGATTCGCGTTACCTCAAGGCTGCCTCGTTGGGTCTGCAGCCGTATCGCATCTACTCTCGCGATGGCGGCGTCCTGGCGCAGTTCATGGACAAATATTACTG GTACGAGGAGTATCCCACAACGCCGCCATCCTTTGTGCTGAACGGTTTCATCTACTCGCTGCTGGGTCTCTACGATTTAAACAGCACGGCACCAGGGAAGATAGCACGTGAGGCGGGTAAACTGTTTGCCCAGGGAATGCATTCGCTGAagaagatgctgctgctctacGACACTGGCTCAGGCACCAGCTACGATCTGCGCCACTTGAGTTTGGGCGTGGCACCGAATCTGGCACGCTGGGATTACCATGCGACGCATGTGAATCAATTGCTATTGCTGGCGACGATCGATAGTGATCCATTGATTGCACAGACAGCGGAACGTTGGAAGGGTTATATGTTTGGCAAGCGGGCCAAACACAACTGA
- the LOC133840775 gene encoding acidic leucine-rich nuclear phosphoprotein 32 family member A isoform X1, protein MEKRIELERRARKTNQITELNLDNCRSTSIVGLTDEYTALESLSLINVGLTTLKGFPKLPNLKKLELSDNRISSGLNYLTTSPNLQYLNLSGNKIKDLETLKPLVEFKNLAVLDLFNNDATQVDNYRDKIFKMLPSLSFLDGFDANDVEAQSDGDDDDEVNGNDSEDEDGRSAFCLNGLEIDLDELEALEQRVKAKKQLQEASAAAASPEDSATSANNASTSNLPDKDEVDELDEYLKELQLREANQAAIKCNPETRDTTSNSSTNFAILLYWFLAILNLANATYFSGDDDDEEGDSDDSDEEDNGDVALSEVYNDDLEEDNSDWEEGEGGDDDEDEDSDIDEADGEANESAASVNANEKDGDKPDESQARGKKRKHDG, encoded by the exons ATCACAGAGCTGAATCTGGACAACTGCAGGAGTACAAGCATTGTTGGCCTTACAGATGAATACACCGCCTTGGAATCATTAAGTTTGATCAACGTGGGCCTTACGACACTCAAAGGTTTCCCCAAGTTACCCAATTTAAAGAAGTTGGAACTGTCCGACAATAGAATTTCGAGTGGCCTCAACTATCTTACGACCAGCCCAAATTTACAATACTTGAATTTGTCTGGCAATAAAATCAAGGATCTGGAAACATTGAAACCCTTGGTGGAATTCAAAAATCTGGCTGTCTTGGATCTTTTCAATAACGATGCCACCCAAGTGGACAATTACCGCGACAAAATCTTCAAGATGTTGCCGTCTTTATCCTTTCTGGATGG ATTCGATGCCAATGATGTGGAAGCACAGTCggatggcgatgatgatgatgaggtcAATGGAAATGACTCCGAAGATGAAG ATGGGCGCAGTGCATTCTGTTTAAATGGTTTAGAGATCGATTTAGACGAGCTCGAGGCATTGGAGCAGCGTGTAAAGGCCAAGAAACAGTTGCAGGAAGCgtcggcagcggcagcgtcgCCGGAAGACAGTGCAACTAGTGCCAACAATGCCAGCACGTCCAACCTGCCTGACAAAGATGAAGTTGATGAATTAgatgaatatttaaaagaattgcAATTGAGGGAAGCAAACCAAGCCGCCATTAAGTGCAATCCTGAAACTAGAGACACCACCTCCAATTCAAGCacaaattttgcaatattaCTCTATTGGTTTTTAGCAATATTAAATCTGGCAAATGCCACCTATT tttcgggcgatgatgacgatgaggaaGGCGACAGCGACGATAGCGACGAGGAAGACAATGGCGATGTAGCGCTCTCGGAG GTCTATAATGATGATCTAGAGGAAGACAATTCCGATTGGGAAGAAGGCGAGGGCGGagatgacgatgaggatgaggattcGGATATTGATGAAGCCGATGGTGAGGCAAACGAATCGGCCGCATCAGTCAATGCCAATGAAAAGGATGGTGATAAGCCAG ATGAATCGCAAGCCAGGGGCAAGAAGAGAAAGCATGATGGTTAA
- the LOC133840778 gene encoding transcription factor Adf-1 isoform X2 — translation MDKLDANLEQQFDLNLIEAVKMNPVIYDRSHYNYKHFVRKAQTWKQIAETLGVSEQKCTKRWKSLRDKFAREMKLCQESRWRYFKQMQFLVDSIRQYRESLLGKCANGSQNASQVADPTQQQQAQQQTVVDIFAQPFNGSATTSAQALTHPHEITVTGDAQLATAVGKDQKPYFYEPPLKRERSEEEHSDNMLNTIKIFQNNVSQAVSAEDQSFGMVVTDMLNTLGVRQKAEAKVHIIKYLTDMQLLAQHNKY, via the exons ATGGACAAACTGGATGCCAACCTGGAGCAGCAGTTTGATCTCAATCTAATTGAGGCGGTCAAAATGAATCCCGTCATCTACGATCGCTCACATTACAACTACAAGCACTTTGTGCGCAAGGCGCAGACCTGGAAGCAAATTGCCGAAACTCTCGGCGTAAGTG aacaAAAATGTACAAAGCGATGGAAGAGTTTGCGCGATAAATTTGCGCGCGAAATGAAATTGTGCCAAGAATCGCGCTGGCGTTACTTTAAACAGATGCAGTTCCTGGTCGACTCGATCCGGCAATATCGCGAATCGCTGCTGGGCAAGTGCGCCAATGGCAGTCAGAATGCCAGCCAAGTGGCCGATCccacgcaacaacaacaggcccAACAACAGACCGTCGTCGACATCTTTGCGCAACCTTTCAATGGAAGTGCTACAACATCTGCCCAGGCGCTGACACATCCGCATG aaATAACCGTTACTGGGGATGCACAGCTGGCCACAGCGGTAGGCAAGGACCAGAAGCCATATTTCTATGAGCCACCATTGAAGCGCGAACGAAGCGAGGAGGAGCACAGTGATAACATGCTGAACACTATCAAGATATTCCAGAATAATGTGTCGCAGGCGGTCAGCGCCGAGGATCAATCGTTTGGCATGGTTGTCACCGATATGCTCAACACGCTGGGCGTGCGGCAAAAGGCCGAGGCAAAGGTGCACATCATCAAGTATCTGACGGATATGCAACTGCTGGCgcaacataacaaatactaa
- the LOC133840778 gene encoding transcription factor Adf-1 isoform X1 — MHTLSAAIEMDKLDANLEQQFDLNLIEAVKMNPVIYDRSHYNYKHFVRKAQTWKQIAETLGVSEQKCTKRWKSLRDKFAREMKLCQESRWRYFKQMQFLVDSIRQYRESLLGKCANGSQNASQVADPTQQQQAQQQTVVDIFAQPFNGSATTSAQALTHPHEITVTGDAQLATAVGKDQKPYFYEPPLKRERSEEEHSDNMLNTIKIFQNNVSQAVSAEDQSFGMVVTDMLNTLGVRQKAEAKVHIIKYLTDMQLLAQHNKY; from the exons A TGCACACGCTTAGTGCAGCCATCGAGATGGACAAACTGGATGCCAACCTGGAGCAGCAGTTTGATCTCAATCTAATTGAGGCGGTCAAAATGAATCCCGTCATCTACGATCGCTCACATTACAACTACAAGCACTTTGTGCGCAAGGCGCAGACCTGGAAGCAAATTGCCGAAACTCTCGGCGTAAGTG aacaAAAATGTACAAAGCGATGGAAGAGTTTGCGCGATAAATTTGCGCGCGAAATGAAATTGTGCCAAGAATCGCGCTGGCGTTACTTTAAACAGATGCAGTTCCTGGTCGACTCGATCCGGCAATATCGCGAATCGCTGCTGGGCAAGTGCGCCAATGGCAGTCAGAATGCCAGCCAAGTGGCCGATCccacgcaacaacaacaggcccAACAACAGACCGTCGTCGACATCTTTGCGCAACCTTTCAATGGAAGTGCTACAACATCTGCCCAGGCGCTGACACATCCGCATG aaATAACCGTTACTGGGGATGCACAGCTGGCCACAGCGGTAGGCAAGGACCAGAAGCCATATTTCTATGAGCCACCATTGAAGCGCGAACGAAGCGAGGAGGAGCACAGTGATAACATGCTGAACACTATCAAGATATTCCAGAATAATGTGTCGCAGGCGGTCAGCGCCGAGGATCAATCGTTTGGCATGGTTGTCACCGATATGCTCAACACGCTGGGCGTGCGGCAAAAGGCCGAGGCAAAGGTGCACATCATCAAGTATCTGACGGATATGCAACTGCTGGCgcaacataacaaatactaa